CTCTCGTCACCCTAGGTGCCGGCTCCTTCGGCAGCGCGGAGTGGCTCAATCCAAACGGTTCCACCGCCGACGCCACGACCCCGGGCGATCAAGCCGCCGGCCACGGCTGGGTCACGTTCCAGCTCGGCGGCCACTTCGACATCGCCGGCAGCGACTGAGTTCGTTTTGGGGTCTAGTGAGGCGCGCCCCTTCCAGACTAATCACCCGCGGTCCAACCAGGTGCGCAAGCGACGGGGACTCACATCCAATACGCTCGGGTCGGCCGCAACGCTCGCTTTGCCCACGCTTCGGCTGCCTTTCCCGGCTTGCCGTGCAGCGCGTCCATTTCGTCGAGGAAGCTCTCTAGCTCCGCACGCGTAAGCTTCTCGTCCAGAGCGTCGCTCACGAAGGCGCTCAACGACTTGGAACGGTGGCGCGCCACTTCCTTCTTTGCCGCGGCCGGCACCTCTTGCCGAATGCTCAGCGCGACCTTGGTCGTAGTCATACCCGCCCGTCCCTGCCCGTCAACCACACCATCGGGAGGTCCTTGCCCGAGGTCGCCGCTGCGAGCACTCGATTTCCGGACCTGCGAGCGGTTGGCGGCGTCCTCTACGCGGCGTGGGGAGTCACACTCCCGACTAGGACTGCACCTCGCTCCTTCAGGCGTAGCCCACGTACCACGGGATGCGCTTCTTCACCGGGTGAAGGCGCCGCCAAAGCAGGTCTGGAAGGTAGAAGTCCGTGGAGCAGTACTCGCAGGTGGTGATGCGCGGTGTGTCTCCCGTCACCTTCAAGGCCGCCCCGCACTGCATGCACGCGATCATCACGGGGCGGTTGGCCTCCTCCAGCGCGAGCTCTTGAGCGCCGTCGGGATCACTCTCGGTGGCCGCACACCAAAGGCGCCGCGCCTGGGGCATCACCTGCACGAGCCACTCCGGTGCAGGGTGCGTGCTCGTGCGCTTGCCGCACTCGCTGCAAAACATCGGTCCCTGATGATTCGCAGCCACGTCATTGATGGGCAGAAGTGCGCGGCAGCTCGGGCACTTGGGCATCTGCCGCCCGTAGGTGAGGTGCACCTGCACCCCCTGGATGAAGCACTGGCTGTTCTGCCCCTCGTCCCAATCGAGGTCGTCGTAGTAGTCGAGCCCGTTCTCAAGGAGCGCTTTCCACATGCTTGGCGGCAGCGACAGGGCGCTCTCGCAATGCGGACAAGGAATGCTGCGCAACGGTCCGTCGAGGATCACGGGGTTGCCGCATTCGGTACAGGGCATCTGCAGCTTGTACATGCAAAAGCGATAGCTCACGGCCGCACCAGCGTAGCGCGGGGCTCCGCAGCACACCAACGCCCTTTCGAAGCGAATGGAGGATCGCGGGAGGTCCACCGGGGCAAGCATGTCGCGTGAGCGTCGGTGACGCGGGTCGCTCTCCTTTGTGTGTGAGGACGGCCTGAACCTTGTTGACCGCCATGTCCTCCAAGGAGTCGACGCGCAGCCCGCGCCACAACGTGTGCCGACCAACAGGGTCGTAGGGGTAGTACGCAAAATCGACGTGGCCCACTTCGCGACCGCGCGACGACAGCACCAACATCGTGCGCGGCCCCAGCGTGCGCACTTCGACGCCAAAGCGTAGCTTGCGCAGCTCCATTGCCACCTCGCGCAGGTCGCTCGGATCGAACTGGCGCATCGTGAAGAAGTCCAAGTCCAAGGACCGTCGGTGATGCAGATAGACCGCGCTAAGCGCGGTCGCGCCGCCGAAAGTGAATTCGGTCGCCAGCCGCGCCTTGCCCACCAAGAGCGGATCTCAAAACCTCCCGTCGCCGGACGGCCGATCCATCCGACCTGGCGTCGTTGCTCGCTGCGGGGCCCTCCTCACGTATTTCAATACGCTCCGGGCGCTCCTCGCTCGCGCCTCGCCAGCTCGGCGCCTCGACCGCCCAGCTCGGTCCAGTTTTGAGATCCGCTCTAAGTCGAGCACGCGCGATTGCCACGCGCTGAGCTTAGGCGGCGCGCCCGCCTTCGCCCCTCTCTTCGATCCAGATTTCAAGCAACCTTCTCGTTTCGCGCCGCAGCTCGAGCGCCGGCAGCGCACGCGCAATTGCGTCGACCGGGAAGCGGTCGAGCTCGCGCCAAAAACCGGACTCGACGATCTCCTGCAATACCTTGCGAATGCGCTCCGGGGGGTCTTTGTCCACGTCCACCCAAGTGCGACCTCGATCGCAGGTGAAAACCTGGAATCGCCTTCGCCGAACTCTCACACCCCTAAGTGTAGACGCAGCGACCGGCAGTGTCACCAGCTCCTGAGGAATCTCCGACGCGACCAGATTGCAGCAGCGGTCCTGGCAGGAACCCATCGAAGCGGAGGCGGTGGCTACGTCACCAGCACCGCAAGCCGAGACGTTGCCCCTCGACCCAGCCGATTCGCAGTCGTCGCCGCTTCGAGCAAAGGCCTTCTCGGGACCGGCCAGTGGGCTAGTTCCCAACGCCCGCGACGAGCTTGCCGTCCGCGTCGTAGCAGTCGAAACCGCCTGGTAGCTCTTGTGCCATGAGAGCACAGTCGTCCTGAGCCAGGCAGCGTCCGTACTGCTTGGCCACGTTGGCGTCCTTCGAGCCGACGTGGAACACGCCGCAGTTGAGTTCCTTGTCGCAGGGTTGGTCGTAGCCGCTTTCGCTCAAGGCGCACCACTTCCAATCGTAGGAGCAGAACCCTTGAGGGTGGTCCGGTGAGCGCCCGCTGCACGGCGTGGGGAAGTCGCTCTTGCACGTGGGACAGGCGCCGCCGCAAAGCAGCGTCCAGGTCTTTGGATCGGCGTGCGGACAGGTCGAGAGCCTTGGCAACGGCCGACCGTCGTAGGCGCTGAGATCGGAGTAGCGGCACACTCCGCGCGCGCCGAGCTTCCACAGCTTCGCACAGACCTCTTCGGGCACGCAGACCAGATCGTTCTCGTAGCGCTCGAGGCACACCTCGCCGTCTTCACACTCCAGACACGCGCGGCTGCCCTTGTCGCCCAGATCCGAGTAGCAGATGCCCGCGACCGAGTCGCCGCCGAGGTCGTGGTCGAAGGGACGTGCACAGCCTCCTCCGGGGCACTCGTCCCCCGCGACCCAGGCGCAGTTCGCGTCTCCCCCACACAAACGCACGCCGGCGCTGGTCTTGCATGACGTTCCTCCAGTCGCGCCGACCCCGGCGCTGCCGCCAATCCCTGCGCTACCCCCAGTGCCGCCCGTTCCTGCATTGCCGGCGGCATTGTCCGAAGTCGAACGTCCACCACACGACGCAAAGCATGCCGTCAGCAGCACTAACACGCCGAGGAGCGCCAAGGTTCGGCGTGCGCTTTTGGCTACTTGCACTGCACTCCACCGGGCAAGTGCGCCGCGTACGCCTCGCATAGCGCCTGCTTCACACAGAAACCGGTCGCGTCAGCAATCGGCTGGTTCTCGGCTTCCACGGTGAAGATGAAACAGCGGTCCCCGGGACTGCAGGCTCCGCCATCTTTGACCTCGGGGTTTCGCGAGCAGATGTTGGCCGTCTTGGGGATGCACGCTCCATAGGGATGGAGCGGCGAGCGCCCCGTACAGACTTCTCCAACCGGACAGCCACCGCATTGGCCGCCGCAATGGCGGGCACCGGCGGGCTGGGGGCACTCCGTCGGTGCGGGCAGCGGCTCGCCGGTCCACTTCCCGCGGTCGGCGTAGGCAACGCGATCGCCTTGACCGTGGTTGGTCAAGAACACGCCGGCACTGAAGTGCACTTCGATCAGGGCGCTCGATGGCGTCATCGGCCGGTCGACCGCAAGAAGCAGTGTCCCGTCTGTCGGTTTGTAGGGCGCGTTGTTTGGATCTAGGTTCTCCGCACAAATCCCGTAGACACCGTCCTGTTTCGACGAAACACAAAAGCTGCACCCCGGCCGCCCCTCAGGGCACTCGGGCACATCGCAAGCTGCAAAGTCCGGCGTACCACATTCGGTCCATCCGGCATCCACTCCGCCAGTGCCCCCACCTGAGCCACCTAGACCGCCGGTTCCACCCCCGCCGACGCCCCCCACCGCGGCATCCGCGCCACCAGCACCGGCGTTGCCACCACTCGACCCATCGCCACCCACGTTGCCACCGCAACCGGTGGCAATCATCAGCAGCAGGTACCAAGAACGCATGGTCACACCTTCAGTGGGAGGAGTTGTCCACGAAGCGGGTGAACTTCCGGGAGTAGGTGTTGCGCAGGGGGCTGCACAGCTCGGCAAGTCCGTCGGTGTTGCCCGCGTTCTGTAGTGCGAGGTAGAGGGCCGCTGCTGCAGTAACGTTGCCCGATTGCGGCCCGTCTCCGCGATACCAAACGAGGGAGAACGAGTTCGGCATCGGCACGATATCCGCCGCCCTCAGCTTGACCTGGCAGACCTTGTCTCCGGTCGCGTCGGCGCCGGTCAACGCTGCGCAGCGCTCGGTCACGGGCGCACAGGTCCAGTTTGACTCGGTGAGCAGCGCGGACTCGTACTGCTGAGCACGAGGCAGCCCGAATCCTCTTGCGAGCGCTTCCGTTCTCGCAGACAACGCAATCCCCGCTGTCACGAAATTCTGGGAGCAGTTGATGTCATACTCGCACGGCGGAATCTCGGTCACCGGTGCGGTGGCGCATTCCCCCACTGCGCTGTCCAACTGCCCCTCGGCCGCGCGCAGCCCGTCCTTCACGCCGTCCTTGACGTCGCCGTTCGGGCAGGCAACGAACGGTGAACTCGAGCAATCCCACGACTGGGCGTAGGGGCCTTTCGAGATGCGAAACGCAGGAAGACCGCCGATATTCACGAGATCGTAGGCGGCATTCCCGGAGAAGCGAACGTCGCCAACGGCGGGCGAATCGAACTCGGCGTCGCCTTTGATGAAGAGGCCAAACCCTCCGCGTCCGGTGCCGCCGAGCGCCGTCACGTTGACCTGCCGCAGATAGCTCGTCAACACGCGCTCGTCGTAGCTGATGTCGAAGTCGGGGCAGAACAGGTCGTTGCAAACCTCGCCCGAATAGTCGTCCAGTTTCCCAGCGATCGCTTTGAACAGGCTCTCCCACTTCACCTCGAGCTCGCATTCGCCGTGGATGCGCTGGTAGAGGCCCTGAATGCTGCGAGGTGTCACTCCGCCATTGCCGTAGTAGAGGGCGGCGCCAACGAAGTAGTTTCGCAGTCCACCCGGGTGCACGAACCCGGGCGACAGCAGCGTGGGCAGTAGCGGGGAGTTCTGCTGGTCTTGGATCACGTCGAAGGTGATCTGCGGGTCGAACGGAAAGAAGAGCAACTCGGGTCGTGTGCGTTCGGAATCGACGCGCGCAGTGAGCGTCTCGGGAGGCGCCTCGTGCGAGCTGATCCCCAAGTTCTGGGGCCGCGTCAGGTAGTCGGCACCAAGCGGCGAACTCCAGATCGTACCGCCAAAGCTTTGAATCTGAACTTCCCCCGGGTCACCGCAGCCCGCGAGGGCGAGGGCTGCCGTTGCCAACCACCATCGTCCGTCTCGTGCTTGCGCTAGGAGCGAGTTGCGAGTTGCGAGTGCTCATGTCAATCCCTTCCCCGGCGTCCCATACCCCGGCCGACGCTTGATGATATCACGAACCTCGGGCAACGCGCAGGCCGACCCGCCAAGTCCCGGTTGCACCAATTCTGCGCAACGGCCATCTGGCTTGAACGGTTTCGCCGAGTTTTCGCGCCAGACGCAGGCTCCACAACATCGTCACGCCGTGACTCTGCGGACGTGAGGGATCAAAAGTGGTCCCGCAGCACTCGGAGCCGCGCTAGCCTTGGAAGGTGCGCGCCACCCTGCGACTGCCCCGCTCAGCAACCTACGCCGACTACCTCGCGGTGGAAGAGCACAGCGAGCATCGACACGAGCTCATCGACGGCGTCATCGTGGCGATGGCTGGGGGTTCCGATGAGCACAACGCACTTGCTGGCCGCCTGGCCATGTTGGCTGGAATGCGTCTCGCAGGCGAGTGCAGGTACTATTCCCCCGACCAGCGCTTCTGGATCGCAGGCAGCGAGCGCAATCGCTACGCAGACGGCTCAGTCATCTTTGGCCGACCCGAGCACCCTGTTCACGACGACCAGGCCACGACCAATCCTCGCTTCGTCTTCGAGGTGCTGTCGCCGAGCAGCGAGGGCGACGACGACGGTGACAAGCGCCTCGACTTCCAATCGCTCAGCACCGTGCAGGCCTACGTGCTCATCGATCAGGACCGGCGCCGCGTACGCGTGTACCGCCGAGACTCGAGTGACCAATGGCGGGCGAGCCCGGAAACCTTCGCGGAGGGTCAGCGCCTGGCCTTGCCTGGCTTGAGCGCGGACCTTGGCGTGGATGACCTCTACGAGAACATCCTGGACGCCGAGGGACGATCTTTGCTCCGCTGAAGCCTTGCTCGGGGAAGCGCACCGCGCTCTTTGCGCCCGCAGGCTCTTCACGAACTCGTCGACGGCGTCAGGGCGAACTCAACCCAGGAGCGGCAGGCGCTTGCGACTAGCTACGCCCCCGCTGGCGCTAGCCGCATCGCCCGCGTCCAGCGGCTCCTCGACCAGGGCAAAGCGCCCATGATCGAACGGCTGCCCCGGCGCGGGCTCCCTCAACTCGATCCGTTCGCGCAGACCGTTCTTGGCCAGTTCGAGTGCGCGATGATGGCAGTATGGGTTGTTGCCCACCTTGCCAAAGATCGAGTGCGCGGTCCACGTGCATCCGCCTCGGCATTCATCGGCATAGTAGCAACTCGCGCAATAGCCCCACAAGTCGGTGTGGGTTCGATCGCGGGTGAACCGCAGCTCCTTGGCGTCGTTCCAAATGTCATGCAGCGTTCGAGACCGAATGTTTCCGCCTCCCCACTCGGCCGTGGCCAGGGAGGGGCAGCCTTTGATCGTTCCGTCCGCCTCGATCCCAAGAGCGAACTTGCCAGCGGGGCAGCCTTGCCAAACCCGCGGACCCTCGCTGCCACGATTGCGCAGCAGTGACCGATGAGCGTGACCTCGTAGGCCCCCATCGCCGCGAGCTGACCTACGGCTGGAGCGCTGGACGTGAAGGTCGAGTCTAGCGAACTCCCCGGGCACGCTGCGACCCTAGGTGTTGGTCAGGTTCAACCAACGATGCGCTCGGCTTCGTCGTATTGAGCTGACACCA
The nucleotide sequence above comes from Polyangiaceae bacterium. Encoded proteins:
- a CDS encoding Uma2 family endonuclease, translating into MRATLRLPRSATYADYLAVEEHSEHRHELIDGVIVAMAGGSDEHNALAGRLAMLAGMRLAGECRYYSPDQRFWIAGSERNRYADGSVIFGRPEHPVHDDQATTNPRFVFEVLSPSSEGDDDGDKRLDFQSLSTVQAYVLIDQDRRRVRVYRRDSSDQWRASPETFAEGQRLALPGLSADLGVDDLYENILDAEGRSLLR
- a CDS encoding SPASM domain-containing protein, with protein sequence MPGEFARLDLHVQRSSRRSARGDGGLRGHAHRSLLRNRGSEGPRVWQGCPAGKFALGIEADGTIKGCPSLATAEWGGGNIRSRTLHDIWNDAKELRFTRDRTHTDLWGYCASCYYADECRGGCTWTAHSIFGKVGNNPYCHHRALELAKNGLRERIELREPAPGQPFDHGRFALVEEPLDAGDAASASGGVASRKRLPLLG